A genomic region of Zea mays cultivar B73 chromosome 6, Zm-B73-REFERENCE-NAM-5.0, whole genome shotgun sequence contains the following coding sequences:
- the LOC103631611 gene encoding uncharacterized protein isoform X2 — MEKKTVHVLAEGNGEIENGTSSSQNPETLEHPVLLSASQTVPNNLGIRKNYKRAANRGSKTTSTEHVQPPGQPAAKRRKRSRASNKNSTDEFSQIRKRVRYILNRMNYEQSLIEAYASEGWKNQSLDKIRPEKELERAKSEILRCKLRIREVFQNIDSLLSKGKIDESLFDSEGEISCEDIFCATCGSKNATLGNDIILCDGACDRGFHQNCLNPPLRTEDIPMGDEGWLCPACDCKLDCIDLINELQGSDISIEDPWEKVFPEAAAMTNGSKQDEAFDLPSDDSDDNDFDPNMPEEHVASKEEGSSEEEEDDDGGSDSDDSDFLTCSDDLEPLIDKKKVDDLGLPSEDSEDDDYDPAGPDSDKDVEKKSNSDESDFTSDSDDFCKEIKKSGGHDEVSSPPLPDVRVGDMEKNTAQSNTTSSADDPMEIEIDQSVVLPASTSPPPAPVSAPVTLAAPASTAPPPAPVFAPLIPPARFRERDETEVRPLAADPRLFDLQRATAARVRRFRYVPVESWLPAQRDPAAVDLFSTRIQESFFRAQMSAQIALRVHRLLDLPAFLLAAGADSEVHLSYLPGLLTLLTTSGRYVEEWVRVFYATVWIDPNHHWMRFRFEREDVTIYASQIRQLFGFHESSTRLHSLCYGTSDPPRRPHGGVAPGTAYVAALFRPPFSDGSRRSPADFTTTAKFLYQLMRRTLLPRIGYREATTHIQLWLLGALISHSEFDVVDFLICEIEDTILDGLRARRQLPYAHYLCHIFAQLIRPPQFQGTLEVSRLVFGSYRPAPEDPVPAPAPVFDTQAEDTALHQFEAQDTAVDNNDFGIPPPMPPRSHDHEVESSRATPAAPPAIDPAFASILQTLTQQQAHLAAEQTRQAAAHQQLTERMLSMFQTIQDKHDSLMQQLLQDRAERRALMTLMLHHSGILIPPVQSVLPPPLQAPVVPTIQPGPSLPTVGPSSSPLRSVTLAFTSPVFSSVCPQPSVPPASAVPTTAMAVSVTTSDPAAPAAQPQSESVSALASTADPGSETDSDPQLAFALLPRPRPDVPPPPPPTSDA, encoded by the exons ATGGAAAAAAAGACAGTTCACGTTCTGGCTGAGGGTAATGGTGAGATTGAAAATGGTACGAGCTCTAGTCAGAATCCTGAGACCCTTGAGCATCCAGTTTTGCTGTCTGCATCTCAAACTGTGCCAAATAACTTGGGGATAAGGAAAAACTATAAAAGGGCAGCAAACAGAG GTTCAAAGACAACATCTACTGAGCATGTGCAGCCTCCAGGACAACCAGCTGCCAAGAGAAGAAAAAGGAGCAGAGCCTCAAACAAAAATTCGACAGATGAGTTCTCACAAATTCGTAAACGGGTTAGATACATTTTGAACCGAATGAATTATGAGCAAAGCCTAATTGAAGCTTATGCTAGTGAAGGCTGGAAAAATCAAAG TTTGGATAAGATAAGACCTGAGAAGGAGCTTGAACGAGCCAAATCAGAAATCTTACGATGCAAATTGAGAATACGGGAAGTCTTCCAAAATATTGATTCTCTTCTATCCAAGGGGAAAATTGACGAATCTTTATTTGATTCTGAAGGAGAAATATCTTGTGAAGAT ATCTTTTGTGCTACTTGTGGTTCGAAAAATGCTACATTGGGTAATGATATCATTCTCTGTGATGGAGCTTGTGACAGAGGGTTCCACCAGAACTGTCTAAATCCTCCTCTGCGTACTGAAGATA TTCCCATGGGAGATGAAGGATGGCTCTGCCCAGCATGTGATTGCAAGTTAGACTGTATAGATCTAATAAATGAACTCCAGGGCAGTGACATCTCCATTGAGGACCCTTGGGAG AAAGTTTTTCCAGAGGCAGCTGCTATGACCAATGGCTCTAAGCAAGATGAAGCATTTGATCTTCCATCTGATGATTCGGATGACAATGATTTTGACCCCAATATGCCTGAAGAGCATGTGGCTAGTAAGGAAGAAGGATCTTCTGAAGAGGAAGAGGATGATGACGGAGGATCAGACTCTGACGACTCTGACTTCTTAACCTGTTCTGATGATTTGGAACCTTTGATAGATAAAAAGAAGGTTGATGACCTGGGATTACCTTCTGAAGATTCAGAGGATGATGACTATGATCCAGCAGGTCCTGATTCGGATAAAGATGTCGAAAAGAAGTCAAATTCTGATGAGTCTGATTTCACGTCTGACTCGGATGATTTTTGTAAGGAGATTAAAAAATCTGGTGGACATGATGAAGTTTCATCGCCTCCATTACCCGATGTCAGGGTGGGTGATATGGAAAAGAACACTGCTCAGTCTAACACAACAAGTTCTGCTGACGACCCTATGGAGATTGAAATAGACCAGAGTGTGGTTTTACCAGCTTCCACttctcctcctcccgctcccgttTCCGCTCCCGTCACCCTTGCTGCACCAGCTTCCACTGCCCCTCCTCCCGCTCCCGTTTTCGCTCCTCTTATCCCACctgctcgcttccgggagcgcgatgagactgaggtgcgacctCTAGCTGCAGATCCTAGgttgtttgaccttcagcgtgctacagcagcacgggtacgtcggttcagatatgtacccgtggagtcttggttaccggctcagagggaccctgctgcAGTTGACCTCTTTAGCACCCGTATTCAGGAGTCCTTTTTCAGAGCCcagatgtctgcacagattgctctgcgagtgcaccggcttttggacctTCCCGCTTTTCTGCTagccgccggtgctgactctgaggtgcacctctcttatctgcctggccttcttaCTCTTTTGACTActagcggcaggtatgttgaggaatgggtccgagttttctacgcgactgtatggatcgaccctaatcaccactggatgaggtttcgttttgagcgagaggatgtcactatttatgccagccagattcgccagctatttggatttcacgagtcatcgactcgtcttcacagcttatgctatggcacctctgaccctcctcgtcgccctcacggcggtgttgcTCCGGGTACAGcttacgtcgcggctctgttccgaccgcccttctcagatgggtcgcgacgctcACCGGCAGATTTCACCACAACAGCAAAGTTTCTCTATCAGCTTATGAGACGGACACTTCTGCCGCGGATAGGGTACAGGGAGGCCACCActcatatccagctctggctccttggtgccctgataTCTCACTCAGAGTTCGATGTtgtggatttccttatttgtgagatcgaggacaccattCTGGATGGTCTGCGTGCACGACGACAGCTGCCATATGCTCACTATCTATGTCACATTTTTGCTCAGCTGATTCGACCTCCACAGTTCCAGGGCACACTTGAGGTCTCACGCCTCGTCTTTGGGTCCTACCGTCCAGCGCCTGAGGATCCTGTGCCAGCACCTGCTCCAGTatttgacactcaggccgaggatacTGCCCTTCATCAGTTCGAAGCTCAGGACACAGCAGTTGATAATAATGATTTTGGgattccgcctcctatgcctccacgctcacatgatcatgaggttgAGAGTTCTCGTgctacccctgctgcccctcctgccattgaccctgcttttgcttcgattctccagacaCTTACTCAGCAAcaggctcacttggcagccgAGCAGACCCGCCAGGCAGCAGCCCATCAGCAGTTGACCGAgagaatgctctcgatgtttcagacaaTACAGGACAAGCATGATTCTcttatgcagcagcttcttcaggatcgggctgagagaaGGGCATTAATGACTCTTATGCTACATCATTCTGGTATATTGATTCCCCCGGTTCAGTCAGTCCTGCCTCCACCTcttcaggctcctgttgtgccaACGATTCAGCCAGGACCCTCTCTTCCTAcagttggtccttcttcctctccgctccggtCGGTTACCCTGGCTTTCACGTCACCGGTTTttagctctgtctgccctcagccgTCAGTGCCACCAGCTTCTGCTGTTCCCACTACTGCTATGGCGGTGTCTGTGACCACTTCAGATCCGGCAGCCCCTGCAGCgcagcctcagtccgagtcagtatcaGCTCtagcttctacagcagatcctggatccgagactgactctgaccctcagctagcgttcgctctactgcctcgaccgcgaccggatgtgcccccgccgcctcctccaacTTCTGATGCGTAG
- the LOC103631611 gene encoding uncharacterized protein isoform X1 produces MEKKTVHVLAEGNGEIENGTSSSQNPETLEHPVLLSASQTVPNNLGIRKNYKRAANRGKKGSQGLTGQAYTLRSSDIDVRVLRSTSGSKTTSTEHVQPPGQPAAKRRKRSRASNKNSTDEFSQIRKRVRYILNRMNYEQSLIEAYASEGWKNQSLDKIRPEKELERAKSEILRCKLRIREVFQNIDSLLSKGKIDESLFDSEGEISCEDIFCATCGSKNATLGNDIILCDGACDRGFHQNCLNPPLRTEDIPMGDEGWLCPACDCKLDCIDLINELQGSDISIEDPWEKVFPEAAAMTNGSKQDEAFDLPSDDSDDNDFDPNMPEEHVASKEEGSSEEEEDDDGGSDSDDSDFLTCSDDLEPLIDKKKVDDLGLPSEDSEDDDYDPAGPDSDKDVEKKSNSDESDFTSDSDDFCKEIKKSGGHDEVSSPPLPDVRVGDMEKNTAQSNTTSSADDPMEIEIDQSVVLPASTSPPPAPVSAPVTLAAPASTAPPPAPVFAPLIPPARFRERDETEVRPLAADPRLFDLQRATAARVRRFRYVPVESWLPAQRDPAAVDLFSTRIQESFFRAQMSAQIALRVHRLLDLPAFLLAAGADSEVHLSYLPGLLTLLTTSGRYVEEWVRVFYATVWIDPNHHWMRFRFEREDVTIYASQIRQLFGFHESSTRLHSLCYGTSDPPRRPHGGVAPGTAYVAALFRPPFSDGSRRSPADFTTTAKFLYQLMRRTLLPRIGYREATTHIQLWLLGALISHSEFDVVDFLICEIEDTILDGLRARRQLPYAHYLCHIFAQLIRPPQFQGTLEVSRLVFGSYRPAPEDPVPAPAPVFDTQAEDTALHQFEAQDTAVDNNDFGIPPPMPPRSHDHEVESSRATPAAPPAIDPAFASILQTLTQQQAHLAAEQTRQAAAHQQLTERMLSMFQTIQDKHDSLMQQLLQDRAERRALMTLMLHHSGILIPPVQSVLPPPLQAPVVPTIQPGPSLPTVGPSSSPLRSVTLAFTSPVFSSVCPQPSVPPASAVPTTAMAVSVTTSDPAAPAAQPQSESVSALASTADPGSETDSDPQLAFALLPRPRPDVPPPPPPTSDA; encoded by the exons ATGGAAAAAAAGACAGTTCACGTTCTGGCTGAGGGTAATGGTGAGATTGAAAATGGTACGAGCTCTAGTCAGAATCCTGAGACCCTTGAGCATCCAGTTTTGCTGTCTGCATCTCAAACTGTGCCAAATAACTTGGGGATAAGGAAAAACTATAAAAGGGCAGCAAACAGAGGTAAAAAGGGTTCCCAAGGACTAACAGGTCAGGCATATACTTTGAGGTCATCTGATATTGATGTCAGGGTGCTTCGCTCTACATCAGGTTCAAAGACAACATCTACTGAGCATGTGCAGCCTCCAGGACAACCAGCTGCCAAGAGAAGAAAAAGGAGCAGAGCCTCAAACAAAAATTCGACAGATGAGTTCTCACAAATTCGTAAACGGGTTAGATACATTTTGAACCGAATGAATTATGAGCAAAGCCTAATTGAAGCTTATGCTAGTGAAGGCTGGAAAAATCAAAG TTTGGATAAGATAAGACCTGAGAAGGAGCTTGAACGAGCCAAATCAGAAATCTTACGATGCAAATTGAGAATACGGGAAGTCTTCCAAAATATTGATTCTCTTCTATCCAAGGGGAAAATTGACGAATCTTTATTTGATTCTGAAGGAGAAATATCTTGTGAAGAT ATCTTTTGTGCTACTTGTGGTTCGAAAAATGCTACATTGGGTAATGATATCATTCTCTGTGATGGAGCTTGTGACAGAGGGTTCCACCAGAACTGTCTAAATCCTCCTCTGCGTACTGAAGATA TTCCCATGGGAGATGAAGGATGGCTCTGCCCAGCATGTGATTGCAAGTTAGACTGTATAGATCTAATAAATGAACTCCAGGGCAGTGACATCTCCATTGAGGACCCTTGGGAG AAAGTTTTTCCAGAGGCAGCTGCTATGACCAATGGCTCTAAGCAAGATGAAGCATTTGATCTTCCATCTGATGATTCGGATGACAATGATTTTGACCCCAATATGCCTGAAGAGCATGTGGCTAGTAAGGAAGAAGGATCTTCTGAAGAGGAAGAGGATGATGACGGAGGATCAGACTCTGACGACTCTGACTTCTTAACCTGTTCTGATGATTTGGAACCTTTGATAGATAAAAAGAAGGTTGATGACCTGGGATTACCTTCTGAAGATTCAGAGGATGATGACTATGATCCAGCAGGTCCTGATTCGGATAAAGATGTCGAAAAGAAGTCAAATTCTGATGAGTCTGATTTCACGTCTGACTCGGATGATTTTTGTAAGGAGATTAAAAAATCTGGTGGACATGATGAAGTTTCATCGCCTCCATTACCCGATGTCAGGGTGGGTGATATGGAAAAGAACACTGCTCAGTCTAACACAACAAGTTCTGCTGACGACCCTATGGAGATTGAAATAGACCAGAGTGTGGTTTTACCAGCTTCCACttctcctcctcccgctcccgttTCCGCTCCCGTCACCCTTGCTGCACCAGCTTCCACTGCCCCTCCTCCCGCTCCCGTTTTCGCTCCTCTTATCCCACctgctcgcttccgggagcgcgatgagactgaggtgcgacctCTAGCTGCAGATCCTAGgttgtttgaccttcagcgtgctacagcagcacgggtacgtcggttcagatatgtacccgtggagtcttggttaccggctcagagggaccctgctgcAGTTGACCTCTTTAGCACCCGTATTCAGGAGTCCTTTTTCAGAGCCcagatgtctgcacagattgctctgcgagtgcaccggcttttggacctTCCCGCTTTTCTGCTagccgccggtgctgactctgaggtgcacctctcttatctgcctggccttcttaCTCTTTTGACTActagcggcaggtatgttgaggaatgggtccgagttttctacgcgactgtatggatcgaccctaatcaccactggatgaggtttcgttttgagcgagaggatgtcactatttatgccagccagattcgccagctatttggatttcacgagtcatcgactcgtcttcacagcttatgctatggcacctctgaccctcctcgtcgccctcacggcggtgttgcTCCGGGTACAGcttacgtcgcggctctgttccgaccgcccttctcagatgggtcgcgacgctcACCGGCAGATTTCACCACAACAGCAAAGTTTCTCTATCAGCTTATGAGACGGACACTTCTGCCGCGGATAGGGTACAGGGAGGCCACCActcatatccagctctggctccttggtgccctgataTCTCACTCAGAGTTCGATGTtgtggatttccttatttgtgagatcgaggacaccattCTGGATGGTCTGCGTGCACGACGACAGCTGCCATATGCTCACTATCTATGTCACATTTTTGCTCAGCTGATTCGACCTCCACAGTTCCAGGGCACACTTGAGGTCTCACGCCTCGTCTTTGGGTCCTACCGTCCAGCGCCTGAGGATCCTGTGCCAGCACCTGCTCCAGTatttgacactcaggccgaggatacTGCCCTTCATCAGTTCGAAGCTCAGGACACAGCAGTTGATAATAATGATTTTGGgattccgcctcctatgcctccacgctcacatgatcatgaggttgAGAGTTCTCGTgctacccctgctgcccctcctgccattgaccctgcttttgcttcgattctccagacaCTTACTCAGCAAcaggctcacttggcagccgAGCAGACCCGCCAGGCAGCAGCCCATCAGCAGTTGACCGAgagaatgctctcgatgtttcagacaaTACAGGACAAGCATGATTCTcttatgcagcagcttcttcaggatcgggctgagagaaGGGCATTAATGACTCTTATGCTACATCATTCTGGTATATTGATTCCCCCGGTTCAGTCAGTCCTGCCTCCACCTcttcaggctcctgttgtgccaACGATTCAGCCAGGACCCTCTCTTCCTAcagttggtccttcttcctctccgctccggtCGGTTACCCTGGCTTTCACGTCACCGGTTTttagctctgtctgccctcagccgTCAGTGCCACCAGCTTCTGCTGTTCCCACTACTGCTATGGCGGTGTCTGTGACCACTTCAGATCCGGCAGCCCCTGCAGCgcagcctcagtccgagtcagtatcaGCTCtagcttctacagcagatcctggatccgagactgactctgaccctcagctagcgttcgctctactgcctcgaccgcgaccggatgtgcccccgccgcctcctccaacTTCTGATGCGTAG